In Elusimicrobiota bacterium, the following are encoded in one genomic region:
- a CDS encoding PKD domain-containing protein, which produces MNKTSKWFLLVVIVTIYYVVATKLHSKNGLLLGLCCTSLLVLMLISNVFSTVTIYPLPSQVQTTYFTATINGQPAQIFKAWDKYYSLSFDFEGTVEIKITASTPDYWSQGVEVQPWIQCIRPTVSGNTITFSLSNPAKLAIVKPGKYSNPSSGGVVSDDMLFVFASKPEVNQPKQGDSGVRYYGPGYYEENIDLTSGTTLYLHGGAVVKGSINIFNAQNVKILGRGTIIHNDVNTEGIDAPQPNVRAITMYNAQSVTVEGIHIVTQSRTYHVIIGDNSSNITFDNVTEVGACQVNANVDGIHIKRNANNIVINDCFIRAADDIIAIEQNDIVGSPGAISNSIKDVTITNCVLSTSISNIVRVGWSTEVTNSSNFVMRNCDVIHMGLGSCTVPFSLLCNWQSGGSGTNTGYLFENIRLESWYNLLIIDSPYTNWSNIRYKNIWAIEKMTMVPSTVRAASIDTLVFENVEIANKIAASNQDIPLTTQGTVNNIQFVVSDSIPRASFTFSPSAIVPLQQVTFDASGSHDPDGTISSYEWFFGDGTSGSGKVVTHSYSDTTGTLWDNTGKYRVLLKVTDNSGKIVWTSRTVMVVNSFRNPENPTGLTQGLDYKYYEGIWDNIPNFDAMTSVRTGIISQFTVSIPNRRADNYGLVFTGYIDIPVDGGYSFSIVSKEASQLYIGSTLVVSRTTKIPAVCGGNYNVFLEASGNVGLKAGKHFIRVILTERSGPDGLNVRWEGPGLSWQDIPSSALFCSGGSETPGITVTSPNGNETWPTNSNQTVKWTNAGTVGNINIDISTNSGTTWTSLVLNTANDGSQLVTIPNTPSTTCRIRVQEIDGNPTDISDSIFTIAEPDNILPVIKITSPEDNSTVTTSLLTVSGTAFDNVGLKNLEVGTGEIKYEAVAGTLSPWSKSIILTSGLNIVYARVTDTSDNIMVTTITITYVPAATLYSIKGNLQVYKSKSGISEVAMKLNRVSAIEPMADNINGSYTTGEDGYYEFADLGIGNYSVEPVNSNWRFWPNKMEYIGLHSDKEEQNFIGKPLSVTRIVSPQIQISSGMAVTPISENSSVDSEISVLVPKEAFSTTVNLTLTAINAPISDITSTKVVGYGVDILNDKNLQPLKEITITINYDESEIVGYDENKFVVGYYDENNQQWEALPTTVYPSDNKVVGRSSHLSMFALLESVLSAKDLSNVNIYPSPYNPAKHVQGMTIEGLTAGAPVKIYTLGGELARELVESGNSGNVVWDGKNNGGKLVASGVYIIYIEGTTGIKKVKIAIEK; this is translated from the coding sequence ATGAATAAAACCAGCAAGTGGTTTTTATTAGTCGTCATAGTCACCATATATTATGTTGTGGCTACAAAACTTCATTCAAAAAATGGATTATTGTTAGGACTTTGTTGTACTTCTCTGCTTGTATTGATGCTTATCTCAAACGTCTTTTCAACGGTGACTATTTATCCGCTTCCTTCCCAGGTGCAAACCACTTATTTTACTGCAACTATTAATGGACAGCCGGCACAAATATTCAAGGCTTGGGATAAATACTACTCTTTGTCTTTTGACTTTGAAGGAACCGTTGAAATCAAGATCACCGCTTCTACACCTGATTACTGGTCGCAGGGAGTTGAAGTGCAGCCATGGATACAATGTATCAGGCCAACTGTCAGCGGAAATACAATAACATTTTCCTTGTCAAACCCCGCCAAGCTTGCAATAGTTAAACCGGGAAAATATTCTAATCCTTCTTCAGGCGGTGTTGTTTCCGACGATATGCTTTTTGTCTTTGCAAGTAAGCCCGAAGTAAATCAGCCCAAGCAGGGCGATTCCGGGGTGCGTTATTACGGTCCCGGATACTATGAGGAGAATATTGATTTGACAAGCGGAACGACCTTGTATCTTCATGGAGGAGCTGTGGTCAAAGGAAGTATAAATATTTTTAATGCACAGAATGTGAAAATCCTTGGGCGAGGAACAATTATTCATAATGACGTGAATACCGAAGGTATCGACGCACCGCAACCCAACGTTCGGGCTATTACCATGTACAACGCTCAGTCTGTTACCGTTGAAGGTATTCATATAGTCACCCAAAGCAGGACATATCATGTAATAATAGGGGATAATTCAAGTAACATTACATTTGACAATGTCACAGAAGTCGGGGCATGCCAAGTTAACGCCAACGTAGACGGGATACATATCAAGAGGAATGCAAACAATATCGTTATCAATGACTGTTTTATCAGAGCCGCAGACGATATCATCGCGATAGAACAAAACGATATAGTAGGTTCTCCTGGCGCTATTTCTAATAGTATTAAAGATGTCACTATCACAAATTGTGTCCTGTCAACAAGTATTTCTAATATAGTCAGGGTCGGCTGGAGTACTGAAGTCACCAATTCCAGTAACTTTGTCATGAGAAACTGCGATGTTATTCACATGGGATTAGGTTCATGCACTGTACCTTTTTCACTTCTCTGTAACTGGCAGTCCGGCGGAAGCGGGACCAATACGGGATATCTTTTTGAGAATATCCGGCTCGAGAGCTGGTATAATTTGCTGATAATTGACAGTCCGTATACGAATTGGAGCAATATCCGTTATAAGAACATCTGGGCAATTGAAAAAATGACAATGGTACCATCTACAGTAAGAGCCGCATCTATCGATACACTTGTTTTTGAGAATGTCGAGATTGCCAATAAAATCGCTGCATCTAATCAGGATATCCCACTCACGACGCAAGGCACGGTGAATAATATCCAGTTTGTGGTAAGTGATAGTATACCGCGTGCCTCATTTACTTTTTCGCCTTCCGCAATCGTTCCTCTTCAGCAGGTAACGTTTGATGCATCCGGTTCTCATGATCCCGATGGAACCATTTCTTCTTATGAATGGTTTTTCGGAGATGGGACAAGCGGAAGCGGAAAAGTCGTGACTCATTCCTATTCCGATACAACAGGAACGCTCTGGGACAATACGGGAAAATACCGGGTGTTGTTGAAGGTTACCGATAATAGCGGAAAAATCGTCTGGACATCCAGGACTGTCATGGTTGTAAATTCTTTTAGAAATCCTGAAAATCCTACTGGATTAACTCAGGGTCTGGACTATAAATATTATGAAGGAATATGGGATAATATACCTAATTTTGATGCAATGACGTCTGTTCGAACCGGAATAATTTCCCAATTTACAGTTTCTATTCCGAACAGAAGGGCTGACAATTATGGCTTGGTTTTCACCGGTTATATCGATATTCCGGTTGATGGCGGATACTCATTTTCTATAGTCTCGAAAGAGGCGAGTCAGCTCTACATCGGCTCTACGTTAGTTGTTTCACGAACTACTAAGATACCTGCGGTATGTGGCGGCAACTATAACGTCTTTTTAGAAGCATCTGGCAATGTGGGTCTCAAAGCTGGTAAACATTTTATTAGAGTAATTTTAACAGAACGTTCCGGACCTGACGGACTCAATGTCAGGTGGGAAGGACCCGGTCTGTCGTGGCAGGATATTCCGTCTAGCGCACTATTTTGCAGTGGAGGTTCAGAAACACCGGGTATAACCGTAACATCACCAAATGGTAATGAAACATGGCCGACAAATAGCAACCAGACAGTAAAATGGACAAATGCAGGAACAGTAGGAAATATTAATATAGATATATCAACAAATAGCGGGACTACATGGACATCATTAGTCCTTAATACTGCTAATGATGGCAGTCAGCTTGTAACTATTCCAAACACTCCAAGCACAACCTGTCGAATAAGAGTTCAGGAAATTGACGGTAACCCTACAGATATATCTGATAGTATTTTTACGATAGCCGAACCTGATAATATATTACCAGTAATAAAGATCACTTCACCTGAAGATAACTCAACAGTAACGACATCATTATTAACTGTAAGTGGTACAGCATTCGACAACGTAGGATTGAAAAATTTAGAAGTAGGAACGGGAGAAATAAAGTACGAAGCGGTAGCCGGAACATTATCTCCATGGAGTAAAAGTATAATATTGACGAGTGGGTTAAACATAGTATATGCGAGAGTGACGGACACATCAGATAATATAATGGTGACGACAATAACAATAACATATGTACCAGCTGCGACATTATATAGTATTAAAGGTAATCTGCAAGTATACAAGAGCAAAAGTGGGATAAGCGAAGTGGCAATGAAGTTAAATAGAGTGTCCGCCATTGAACCGATGGCAGATAATATAAATGGTAGTTATACCACTGGAGAAGATGGCTATTATGAGTTTGCAGATTTAGGAATTGGTAATTACAGTGTAGAACCTGTAAATAGCAATTGGCGGTTCTGGCCGAATAAGATGGAATATATAGGTTTGCACAGTGACAAGGAAGAACAAAATTTTATTGGCAAACCGTTAAGTGTGACAAGAATAGTTAGTCCGCAGATACAGATAAGCAGTGGAATGGCAGTAACACCAATAAGTGAGAATAGCAGTGTGGATAGTGAGATAAGTGTTCTTGTACCCAAAGAAGCATTTTCTACGACAGTGAATTTAACACTAACAGCGATAAATGCGCCGATAAGTGATATAACATCAACAAAAGTAGTAGGCTATGGAGTAGATATCTTAAATGACAAGAATCTCCAACCATTAAAAGAAATAACTATCACAATAAATTATGATGAAAGTGAGATAGTTGGCTATGATGAGAACAAATTTGTAGTAGGTTACTATGATGAGAATAACCAGCAGTGGGAAGCATTGCCTACGACAGTTTATCCTAGTGATAACAAGGTCGTGGGAAGAAGTAGTCATTTAAGTATGTTTGCGTTATTGGAATCAGTATTGTCAGCAAAAGATTTAAGTAATGTGAATATATATCCTAGTCCGTATAATCCTGCGAAACATGTTCAAGGAATGACGATAGAAGGATTAACAGCAGGAGCACCGGTAAAAATATATACACTAGGCGGCGAGTTAGCAAGGGAGTTAGTAGAAAGTGGTAATAGTGGTAATGTTGTATGGGATGGCAAGAATAATGGTGGCAAGTTAGTAGCAAGTGGAGTATATATAATATATATAGAAGGTACCACAGGAATAAAGAAAGTAAAAATTGCGATAGAGAAGTAG
- a CDS encoding fibronectin type III domain-containing protein has protein sequence MFRQKLVKKYCMFIICIFVACMFTTSVLSGVPGKITYFLTAYPTSKTITLVWRSVGDNGNTGTAITYDIRYSLSPISDANWDSATQVTGESNPKPAGCAESFIVFGLSPSTQYYFAIKASDKLSNWSPISKSPSATTLALTDTIPPDKINNLIVSGTTAKSVTLTWTAPGDNNSSRIVASRYISYDIRYSLSPITDANWDSATKVAVTPTPQEMSRTETFTIAGLSPSTKYYFAIKTADDVPNWSSSSNSPSATTSALTDSTPPAQINNLAAINPTPTSVTLTWTAPGDDGNDYRVSKYDIRYYTFPILTETDWNLATPIDIYWLPIEWAGTNQSIMALGLSPNTQYYFAIKAADEVPNWSPISNSPGGTTSPLVTLPNNNFLFHEGAIYPNPTLAPIKIPYIIYWCAGPGEQPHETMNFSGLMWATKSWHDGMIAKGKLPIPYSYACRVPTYTITNEWYLDTEEKMYNNYLEAAQEGYYGLSIDEWASNDSDTRVQKSINALRRVKQQYPNFFVTAAYFGDGFDEMMTNGADVIDFYVPELYFYHGIKDYRTFTKRNTNWAKYRRLDGKTFPILGGGNIYDGYAPDDDLWIKYLRADSPQIAGLGIGIFKLYNLTTEERAVYDKVMDDDFFKLSPSVSINSPVNGAVVSASVNISVTATPNSETTNPVVSYRYFIDNKLVKISASPTYTWNTAGYTQGNHIITVHAVSDDYLAGASQVTVTFNDTTPPTDINTLASATATSNSLQLSWTAVGDDGNIGTASNYDIRYALTPITNSNWATATQCSNEPIPQAVGTNQTYTVKGLNSSTIYYFAIKAGDDVNNWSGISNIVNKETDPTDTIPPSTVNDLTTSNPGGRTIVLNWSTVGDDGGTGTASDYDIRYATYSITSINWDWVSVAQCSGEPTPLIAGSNQSYTVNGLNADTVYYFAMKVVDEVATNWTGISNCASGKTTEGTANLAIGTTAYASSVEAGNGNDNPNYVIDGKLGTRWASQSPYRDSEWIYVDLGITCTITEVILRWEAAYGKDYQIQVSDNRMDWTTVATKIGGTGGTDDIALNGSGRYVRMNGLARGPYGYSLYEFEVYGIPALSETTPPIIIITTPGNNTTVTNSLLSLRGTASDNLGLSKVEIKVGESGTYSAVNGLETWSGTVRLKKGPNTVYVRATDISTHSNQKETTITVTYAPTTTVSNIIGNVQVYKSSSSISGITMNLSGGIINSYITGEDGYYEFMDLGIGDYSVEPKKEDWRFWPKKMEYTSLSIDMEGQNYICKPLSVTRIVSPQIQISSGMAVTPISENSSVDSEISVLVPIGAFSTTANLTLKAIDVPVSDRRAIKVLGYGIEIVNDKNLQPKEMLITISYDDISIAGYDESKLVVGWYDENNKRWEALQSTVYSSYNKVIAKSNHLSKFALLELVPVTDLSNVKVYPSPFNPMKHAQGMTIDNLTAGAVVKIYTLVGELARELVETGERGSIVWDGKNEGGKTVASGVYVLYIKGTGETKKIKIGVEK, from the coding sequence ATGTTCAGACAGAAATTGGTAAAAAAATATTGTATGTTTATAATATGCATTTTTGTAGCATGTATGTTTACAACAAGTGTATTATCCGGTGTGCCCGGTAAGATAACATATTTTCTGACGGCATACCCGACATCCAAGACAATAACACTTGTATGGAGGTCTGTCGGCGATAACGGCAACACAGGAACAGCGATAACATATGATATCAGGTACTCTCTTTCACCAATATCGGATGCTAACTGGGATTCTGCAACTCAGGTTACAGGTGAGTCGAATCCAAAGCCTGCAGGTTGTGCTGAATCGTTTATTGTCTTTGGACTTTCACCTTCAACACAATATTATTTTGCAATCAAAGCAAGCGATAAATTGTCTAACTGGTCACCAATATCTAAATCACCGAGTGCAACAACTCTTGCTCTCACAGATACTATACCACCTGATAAAATAAATAATTTGATAGTAAGCGGAACAACAGCAAAATCAGTTACACTTACATGGACCGCACCCGGTGATAACAACAGTTCAAGGATAGTCGCATCAAGATATATCTCATATGATATTAGATATTCACTTTCACCGATAACAGATGCAAACTGGGATTCTGCGACTAAAGTCGCAGTTACACCAACACCGCAAGAAATGTCCAGGACAGAAACATTCACTATTGCCGGACTTTCACCTTCAACTAAATATTACTTTGCAATAAAAACAGCAGATGATGTGCCCAATTGGTCATCTTCATCAAATTCACCGAGCGCGACAACATCAGCTCTTACAGACTCCACACCACCGGCCCAAATAAATAATTTAGCTGCAATCAATCCCACACCTACTTCAGTTACGCTTACATGGACTGCTCCCGGCGATGATGGTAATGACTACAGAGTTTCAAAGTATGATATAAGATATTATACTTTTCCTATATTAACAGAAACAGATTGGAACTTAGCTACACCGATTGACATTTACTGGCTACCGATAGAATGGGCTGGTACAAACCAGTCAATTATGGCACTTGGACTTTCTCCAAACACCCAATATTACTTTGCAATAAAGGCTGCGGATGAAGTGCCGAATTGGTCACCAATATCAAATTCACCAGGTGGAACAACTTCTCCGCTTGTTACTTTGCCGAACAACAATTTTCTTTTTCATGAAGGTGCTATATATCCAAATCCTACTCTCGCACCTATAAAAATACCATATATTATTTACTGGTGTGCCGGTCCTGGCGAGCAACCTCACGAAACTATGAATTTTTCCGGTTTAATGTGGGCTACCAAGTCATGGCACGATGGGATGATAGCAAAAGGGAAACTTCCGATACCATATAGTTATGCTTGCAGGGTGCCGACATATACAATTACTAACGAATGGTATCTTGACACTGAAGAAAAAATGTATAACAATTACTTAGAGGCTGCTCAAGAAGGATATTACGGGTTATCCATTGACGAATGGGCTTCTAATGATTCGGATACTCGAGTCCAAAAATCCATAAATGCACTTAGGCGGGTGAAACAACAATATCCCAATTTTTTTGTGACTGCTGCTTATTTTGGAGATGGTTTTGATGAAATGATGACGAATGGAGCCGATGTAATAGATTTTTATGTACCTGAGTTATATTTCTACCATGGAATCAAAGATTATAGAACATTTACTAAGAGGAATACTAACTGGGCAAAATACCGTAGGCTTGATGGAAAAACATTTCCTATCCTTGGTGGCGGAAACATCTATGACGGATATGCACCGGATGATGACTTGTGGATAAAATACTTGAGAGCAGACTCACCTCAGATTGCCGGTCTTGGAATAGGAATATTTAAACTTTATAATTTAACCACTGAAGAAAGAGCAGTGTATGATAAAGTTATGGATGACGACTTTTTTAAGCTATCACCGTCCGTTTCTATAAATTCTCCTGTAAATGGTGCTGTAGTAAGTGCTAGCGTAAATATATCAGTAACAGCTACACCTAATTCTGAGACAACCAATCCAGTTGTCTCATATCGTTATTTTATAGATAACAAACTAGTTAAGATATCTGCAAGTCCGACATACACATGGAATACAGCCGGCTATACACAAGGTAATCATATAATAACAGTTCATGCCGTATCGGATGATTACCTTGCCGGAGCAAGCCAGGTAACCGTAACATTTAATGACACAACCCCGCCAACAGATATAAACACATTAGCGAGTGCAACTGCAACCAGCAATAGTCTCCAATTAAGTTGGACAGCAGTAGGCGACGATGGTAACATAGGTACAGCGAGTAATTATGATATTCGCTACGCATTGACACCTATAACAAACAGTAATTGGGCTACAGCTACACAATGCAGTAATGAACCAATTCCTCAAGCAGTAGGGACAAATCAAACCTACACAGTGAAAGGGTTAAATTCAAGTACAATATATTACTTTGCGATTAAGGCGGGTGACGATGTAAATAACTGGTCAGGGATATCTAATATAGTAAACAAAGAAACAGATCCGACAGATACGATACCGCCTTCAACAGTAAACGATTTAACTACCAGTAATCCCGGAGGAAGAACAATAGTATTAAATTGGTCAACAGTAGGCGATGATGGGGGCACAGGTACGGCGAGTGATTATGATATCCGTTATGCGACATATAGTATAACAAGTATCAACTGGGATTGGGTAAGTGTAGCACAGTGTAGTGGTGAACCGACGCCATTAATAGCCGGTAGTAACCAGAGTTATACGGTAAACGGCTTAAATGCAGATACTGTTTATTATTTTGCAATGAAGGTAGTAGATGAAGTAGCTACGAATTGGACAGGAATATCCAACTGTGCAAGTGGGAAAACTACAGAAGGGACGGCAAATCTTGCAATAGGTACGACTGCTTATGCATCTTCAGTAGAAGCAGGAAATGGCAATGATAATCCTAATTATGTAATAGACGGGAAACTTGGGACCCGATGGGCATCACAATCGCCGTACCGTGACTCGGAATGGATATATGTAGATTTAGGTATAACGTGTACCATAACAGAAGTAATATTAAGATGGGAAGCAGCATATGGAAAAGATTACCAGATACAAGTATCAGACAATCGTATGGACTGGACAACAGTAGCCACAAAGATAGGCGGAACAGGCGGAACAGACGATATAGCGTTAAATGGTAGTGGCAGATATGTCCGTATGAACGGGCTTGCGAGAGGACCTTATGGATATTCATTATATGAATTTGAAGTATATGGTATCCCGGCACTATCCGAGACCACTCCTCCAATAATAATAATTACAACACCAGGAAACAACACAACAGTAACGAACTCATTATTATCTTTAAGAGGAACAGCATCAGATAATTTAGGATTAAGCAAAGTAGAAATAAAGGTAGGTGAAAGCGGGACATATTCAGCAGTTAATGGATTAGAAACATGGAGCGGAACCGTGCGATTGAAGAAAGGTCCCAATACGGTATATGTCAGAGCGACTGATATATCTACACATAGTAATCAGAAAGAAACAACAATAACAGTAACATATGCTCCTACTACCACAGTATCCAATATCATTGGCAATGTGCAAGTATACAAGAGCAGCAGCAGTATAAGCGGGATAACAATGAATTTAAGTGGTGGCATTATTAACAGTTATATTACTGGAGAAGATGGATATTACGAGTTTATGGATTTAGGAATCGGCGATTACAGTGTAGAGCCTAAAAAAGAAGATTGGCGGTTCTGGCCTAAGAAGATGGAATACACAAGTTTAAGTATTGATATGGAAGGACAGAATTATATATGCAAGCCGTTAAGTGTAACAAGGATAGTGAGTCCGCAGATACAGATATCAAGCGGGATGGCGGTAACACCAATAAGTGAGAATAGCAGTGTGGATAGTGAGATAAGTGTTTTGGTGCCAATAGGTGCGTTTTCTACTACAGCGAATTTAACGTTAAAAGCAATAGATGTGCCTGTAAGTGACAGGCGGGCAATAAAGGTATTAGGCTATGGAATAGAAATAGTAAATGACAAGAACCTGCAGCCAAAGGAAATGCTTATAACGATAAGTTATGACGACATTTCAATAGCTGGTTATGACGAGAGTAAGTTAGTAGTAGGCTGGTATGATGAAAATAACAAGAGGTGGGAAGCGTTACAATCAACAGTATATTCAAGTTATAATAAGGTAATAGCCAAAAGTAATCATTTAAGCAAATTTGCGTTACTGGAATTAGTTCCGGTAACTGATTTAAGTAATGTAAAAGTGTATCCAAGTCCATTTAATCCGATGAAGCACGCTCAAGGAATGACTATAGATAATTTAACAGCCGGAGCAGTGGTAAAAATATACACATTAGTTGGAGAATTAGCAAGGGAGTTGGTAGAAACCGGAGAAAGAGGCAGTATAGTATGGGATGGTAAGAATGAAGGTGGTAAGACAGTGGCGAGTGGTGTATATGTATTATATATAAAAGGTACAGGCGAAACAAAGAAAATAAAGATTGGTGTGGAAAAGTAG
- a CDS encoding PorV/PorQ family protein encodes MKNLKRQSKVPASPMFSGGQCPMSEIRSQKPEVRNQMLSCFLLLASCFLLLVSSSTYAAFSKDDTGTSAVQFLKIGAGARSSGMGDIGVGVCEGASSIYWNTAGLAGIEKTSISVMHAVWFEDIGYSWVGYGQPIAGVGVIGLGVQYINYGNIKESDINGILGGNYSPTDMSVTLSYGNIVSDDVSLGVGVKYISSKIKESATAIAGDVGMLYKPIDSGMSIGLAVQNVGSKMKYVEESDNLPMTIRVGGGYNIQPEWLVGLDITAVNDSGIGIGAGTEYKYDAGEGTTLIGRAGYNTKTKDISGLKGISVGAGLDYKGYGLDYAFVPFGDLGDTHRVALNVKF; translated from the coding sequence ATGAAAAATTTAAAGAGACAGTCAAAAGTCCCTGCTTCACCAATGTTTAGTGGCGGACAATGTCCAATGTCAGAAATTAGAAGTCAGAAACCAGAAGTCAGAAATCAGATGTTATCTTGTTTCTTGCTTCTTGCCTCTTGCTTCTTGCTTCTTGTTTCAAGCAGCACATACGCTGCCTTTAGCAAAGATGATACAGGGACAAGTGCAGTCCAGTTTTTAAAAATAGGAGCCGGCGCCCGTAGTAGTGGGATGGGCGATATCGGAGTAGGAGTATGTGAAGGAGCAAGTAGTATATATTGGAATACAGCAGGATTAGCTGGAATAGAAAAAACATCAATAAGTGTAATGCATGCGGTCTGGTTTGAAGATATAGGTTATAGTTGGGTAGGTTATGGACAGCCGATAGCAGGTGTAGGAGTAATAGGGTTAGGTGTGCAATATATAAATTATGGTAATATAAAAGAAAGCGATATAAATGGAATATTAGGTGGTAATTATAGTCCAACAGATATGTCTGTTACGTTAAGTTATGGGAATATAGTAAGTGACGATGTGTCATTAGGAGTAGGAGTAAAGTATATAAGCAGCAAGATAAAGGAGAGTGCGACAGCGATAGCCGGTGATGTAGGAATGTTATATAAGCCAATAGATAGCGGAATGAGTATAGGGTTAGCAGTTCAGAATGTAGGCAGTAAGATGAAGTATGTAGAAGAGAGTGATAATTTACCTATGACAATACGTGTAGGTGGAGGATATAATATTCAACCGGAATGGTTAGTCGGGTTAGATATAACAGCAGTAAATGACAGTGGGATAGGAATAGGAGCAGGGACTGAGTATAAGTATGACGCGGGTGAAGGAACGACACTAATAGGCAGGGCAGGATACAACACCAAAACAAAAGACATAAGTGGATTAAAAGGGATAAGTGTAGGAGCTGGTTTAGATTATAAGGGATATGGGTTAGATTATGCATTTGTTCCGTTTGGCGATTTAGGCGATACACATAGAGTAGCATTGAATGTGAAATTCTAA
- a CDS encoding AraC family transcriptional regulator: protein MKIERYQKEKKDIKLIEVTYLNPDPNWKIRKHYHTFHELVIVTKGLMHVEILGKNIHANAGDILFYQAGIAHKEQSDHKKPVETVGFTWKEKRKVNFPVLTHDINGKICVLSKWACEQGQISYPYKRLQQENIFEVIRIELIKIIESEVENQLVSKVKSFMLGNLNLDKSMTLDNLANYVHMSKYHFIKKYRVITGRTPMEDLRNIRLEVAKDLFLTTCMPIKAVATKVGFSNVFIFSRLFQKYFNLPPGHYRNNTDFNKNTIYL, encoded by the coding sequence ATGAAAATAGAACGCTATCAGAAAGAAAAAAAAGATATTAAATTAATTGAAGTAACATATCTTAACCCAGATCCTAACTGGAAAATCAGAAAACACTATCATACTTTTCACGAACTTGTAATTGTTACGAAAGGTTTGATGCATGTTGAAATATTAGGAAAAAACATTCATGCAAATGCCGGAGATATACTTTTTTATCAGGCAGGAATAGCTCACAAAGAACAATCCGATCATAAAAAACCGGTTGAAACTGTCGGTTTCACTTGGAAAGAGAAAAGAAAAGTTAATTTTCCTGTTTTAACTCATGATATAAACGGCAAAATATGTGTTTTATCTAAATGGGCGTGCGAACAAGGACAAATAAGTTATCCTTACAAACGTTTACAACAAGAGAATATTTTTGAAGTTATAAGAATTGAATTAATAAAAATCATCGAATCTGAAGTAGAAAATCAACTTGTAAGTAAAGTAAAAAGTTTTATGCTGGGGAACTTAAATTTAGACAAATCCATGACTCTTGATAATCTTGCGAATTATGTTCATATGAGTAAATATCATTTTATAAAAAAATATAGAGTAATTACCGGAAGGACACCAATGGAAGATTTAAGAAATATTCGCCTTGAAGTTGCCAAAGACTTGTTTTTGACCACATGTATGCCTATAAAAGCTGTTGCAACTAAAGTGGGGTTCAGCAATGTGTTCATCTTCTCAAGACTGTTTCAGAAATATTTTAACTTACCACCGGGACACTACCGAAACAACACAGACTTTAATAAAAATACTATTTATTTATAA